From Micromonospora echinospora, one genomic window encodes:
- a CDS encoding aldo/keto reductase, whose product MEYRRLGASGLKVPALSFGAGTFGGRGPLFGAWGTTDAREARHLVDICLENGVTMFDTADVYSDGASEEVLGQAIKGRRDEVILSTKSGLPMGDGPNDAGSSRLRLIRACEDALRRLGTDYIDLFQLHAFDAGTPIEEVLSTLDGLVQAGKVRYLGVSNFAGWQLMKSLAIAERRNHQRYVAHQVYYSLLGRDYEWDLMPLGLDQGVGAVVWSPLGWGRLTGQVRRGQPLPAQSRLHRTADYGPPVQDDDLFRVVDVLDEIAQGTGRAIPQIALNWLLQRPTVSSVVIGARNEAQLRQNLGAVGWTLTPAQMARLDAASTRTAPYPHFPYHRQEGFARLNPPVVGSADRPAARSGGAGRHVPQNVR is encoded by the coding sequence ATGGAATACCGACGGTTGGGTGCATCCGGGCTCAAAGTCCCCGCGTTGAGCTTCGGTGCCGGCACCTTCGGCGGCCGAGGACCACTGTTCGGCGCCTGGGGGACCACGGATGCTCGGGAGGCACGCCACCTCGTGGACATCTGTCTGGAGAACGGCGTCACGATGTTCGACACCGCCGACGTCTACTCCGACGGCGCGTCGGAGGAGGTGCTGGGACAGGCGATCAAGGGCCGCCGGGACGAGGTCATCCTGTCCACCAAGAGCGGCTTGCCGATGGGCGACGGACCCAATGACGCCGGCTCCTCCCGCCTGCGGCTGATCAGGGCGTGCGAGGACGCGCTGCGTCGACTCGGTACCGACTACATCGATCTCTTCCAGTTGCACGCCTTCGATGCCGGCACGCCGATCGAGGAAGTGCTGTCCACACTCGACGGCCTCGTGCAGGCGGGCAAGGTCCGCTACCTCGGTGTCTCGAACTTCGCAGGCTGGCAGTTGATGAAGTCGCTCGCCATCGCGGAACGGCGTAACCACCAGCGCTACGTCGCCCACCAGGTCTACTACTCCCTCCTCGGCCGCGACTACGAGTGGGACTTGATGCCCCTGGGGCTCGACCAGGGTGTCGGCGCGGTCGTCTGGAGCCCGCTCGGGTGGGGCCGGCTCACCGGCCAGGTGCGCCGCGGACAGCCGCTACCGGCGCAGAGCCGGCTGCACCGAACCGCCGACTACGGCCCACCGGTCCAGGACGACGACCTCTTCCGGGTTGTCGACGTCCTCGACGAGATAGCTCAGGGAACCGGCAGGGCCATCCCGCAGATCGCCCTCAACTGGCTGCTGCAACGGCCCACGGTCTCATCGGTCGTCATCGGCGCTCGCAACGAGGCGCAGCTCCGCCAGAACCTCGGTGCCGTCGGATGGACGTTGACCCCTGCCCAGATGGCCAGACTCGACGCGGCGAGCACACGAACAGCGCCCTACCCGCACTTCCCGTACCACCGTCAGGAGGGCTTCGCCCGCCTGAACCCACCGGTCGTGGGCAGCGCGGATCGACCGGCCGCCCGCAGCGGCGGGGCAGGCCGTCACGTGCCGCAGAACGTCCGGTAG
- a CDS encoding aminotransferase class III-fold pyridoxal phosphate-dependent enzyme: MRGPAGRGERHLCPPAHPRQQAVRGTHDRRRLRRGALNASCGHGHPRLIEAARRQMARLAHYDLVNAAHPPAERITERLAALLPGDLGQTLLVNSGSEATEAAVRIALDHWRNVGEPRDRVVTFAAGYHGSTALALALSGLPYTHSGWADPFPVHRVALPDTALGADRRRRRRAGRPLRRGVRGGAAARRGAGGTAAQRRRRHRTARWTAGPDPALCDQHGTLLVVDEVASATELATLMIEIGAAFGLRCHAMISDMDQPLG, encoded by the coding sequence GTGCGTGGCCCGGCCGGGCGTGGAGAACGACACCTGTGTCCGCCTGCGCATCCGCGACAGCAGGCTGTACGGGGTACCCATGATCGTCGACGGCTTCGGCGCGGCGCGCTGAACGCCTCCTGCGGCCACGGCCATCCCCGGCTGATCGAGGCCGCCCGACGGCAGATGGCCCGCCTGGCGCACTACGACCTGGTCAACGCCGCCCATCCGCCCGCCGAACGGATCACCGAACGGCTGGCCGCGCTGCTGCCCGGCGACCTGGGCCAGACCCTGCTGGTCAACAGCGGCTCGGAGGCCACCGAGGCCGCCGTCCGGATCGCCCTGGACCACTGGCGCAACGTCGGCGAGCCCCGCGACCGGGTGGTCACCTTCGCCGCCGGCTACCACGGCTCGACCGCGTTGGCGCTCGCGCTGTCCGGCCTGCCCTACACCCACAGCGGCTGGGCCGACCCGTTCCCGGTCCACCGGGTGGCGCTGCCCGACACCGCGCTCGGCGCGGACCGCCGCCGACGGCGCCGCGCTGGCCGCCCGCTTCGCCGAGGCGTTCGCGGCGGGGCCGCCGCCCGCCGCGGTGCTGGTGGAACCGCTGCTCAACGTCGGCGGCGGCATCGTACTGCCCGCTGGACTGCTGGCCCGGATCCGGCGCTGTGCGACCAGCACGGCACCCTGCTCGTCGTCGACGAGGTGGCCAGCGCCACCGAACTGGCCACCCTGATGATCGAGATCGGGGCCGCGTTCGGACTGCGCTGCCATGCCATGATCAGCGACATGGACCAGCCGCTGGGCTGA
- a CDS encoding glycoside hydrolase family 3 N-terminal domain-containing protein, with the protein MPTAPYRDPALSVADRVTDLLARMTVPEKVGQMLQLSAQDGVRDMVERVHVGSILHASPERVVEAVDLAARTRLGIPLLVAEDCIHGHSFWAGATIYPTQLGMAATWDPSLAERVARATAVEAAATGVHWTFSPVLCIARDLRWGRVDETFGEDPFLIGEFASAMVRGYQGAGLADPTAVLACAKHFAGYSETQGGRDASEADISRRKLRSWFLPPFERVAREGCRTFMLGYQSIDGVPVTVNGWLLDEVLRGEWGYSGTLVTDWDNVGRMVWEQHIHADHAEASAAAVRAGNDMVMTTPGFFQGAQDAIARGLLDEKDLDRAVARILTLKFELGLFEDPRRPDPARQAQVIGSAPHAALNLEVARRSLVLLRNDGTLPLAGGLTADDTGRAVAGDDPTPRRIAVVGPNADDPHTQLGDWAGASGQADWLPDGHPRDLTQTVLDGLRAHVPTDWTVTHARGADILTLGPDPAGAFFPDGQPRPPVVVPAAPDERLIAEAVEAARNADYVVAVVGDRIELVGEGKSTATLELVGAQVALLDALAATGRPLIVVLIASKPLVLPPAALSAAAVVFAANPGMRGGRAIAELLLGLTEPAGRLPISFARHAGQQPTYYNQIRGQHGTRYADLTQSPAFAFGEGLSYTTVEYTDLRVLTPTVTVRDTLRARVEVRNTGRRPVRETVQVYVSDTITSVTWAEKELKAYRQVSLAPGEARTVELTLPVADCTLVDAHGARVVEPGAFDLLVGASSRDEHLLRATFTVVR; encoded by the coding sequence GTGCCCACCGCGCCGTACCGCGACCCCGCCCTGTCGGTCGCCGACCGTGTCACCGACCTGCTCGCCCGCATGACCGTGCCGGAGAAGGTCGGCCAGATGCTCCAGCTCTCGGCCCAGGACGGGGTGCGCGACATGGTCGAGCGGGTGCACGTGGGATCGATCCTGCACGCCTCACCCGAGCGTGTCGTCGAGGCGGTCGACCTGGCCGCCCGGACCCGGCTGGGCATCCCGCTGCTCGTCGCCGAGGACTGCATCCACGGCCACTCGTTCTGGGCCGGCGCGACGATCTACCCCACCCAGCTCGGCATGGCCGCCACCTGGGACCCGTCGCTGGCGGAACGGGTCGCCCGGGCCACCGCCGTCGAGGCCGCCGCCACCGGGGTCCACTGGACCTTCTCCCCGGTCCTGTGCATCGCCCGGGACCTGCGCTGGGGTCGGGTCGACGAGACATTCGGCGAGGACCCCTTCCTGATCGGCGAGTTCGCCTCGGCGATGGTGCGCGGCTACCAGGGCGCCGGCCTGGCCGACCCGACGGCGGTGCTGGCCTGCGCGAAGCACTTCGCCGGGTACTCCGAGACCCAGGGCGGCCGGGACGCCAGCGAGGCCGACATCTCCCGGCGGAAGCTGCGCTCCTGGTTCCTGCCGCCGTTCGAACGGGTCGCCCGCGAGGGCTGCCGTACGTTCATGCTCGGGTACCAGTCCATCGACGGCGTGCCGGTCACGGTGAACGGCTGGCTGCTCGACGAGGTCCTGCGCGGCGAGTGGGGCTACTCCGGCACCCTGGTCACCGACTGGGACAACGTCGGTCGGATGGTCTGGGAGCAGCACATCCACGCCGACCACGCCGAGGCCTCGGCGGCGGCGGTGCGGGCCGGCAACGACATGGTGATGACCACACCGGGCTTCTTCCAGGGGGCCCAGGACGCGATCGCCCGCGGGCTGCTCGACGAGAAGGACCTGGACCGGGCGGTCGCCCGCATCCTCACCCTCAAGTTCGAGCTGGGACTCTTCGAGGACCCACGCCGGCCGGACCCGGCGCGCCAGGCGCAGGTCATCGGCAGCGCCCCGCACGCCGCGCTCAACCTGGAGGTCGCCCGCCGCAGCCTGGTGCTGCTCCGCAACGACGGCACGTTGCCGCTGGCCGGCGGACTCACCGCCGACGACACCGGCCGCGCCGTCGCCGGGGACGACCCGACGCCCCGCCGGATCGCGGTGGTCGGCCCGAACGCCGACGACCCGCACACCCAGCTCGGCGACTGGGCCGGCGCCTCCGGACAGGCCGACTGGCTGCCCGACGGGCACCCGCGCGACCTGACCCAGACGGTCCTGGACGGGCTGCGCGCGCACGTGCCGACGGACTGGACCGTCACCCACGCCCGTGGAGCCGACATCCTCACCCTCGGGCCCGACCCCGCCGGTGCGTTCTTCCCCGACGGGCAGCCCCGACCTCCCGTGGTCGTCCCCGCCGCGCCCGACGAGCGGCTGATCGCCGAGGCCGTCGAGGCGGCCCGGAACGCCGACTACGTGGTCGCGGTCGTCGGGGACCGCATCGAACTGGTCGGCGAGGGCAAGTCGACCGCCACCCTGGAACTGGTCGGCGCCCAGGTCGCCCTGCTCGACGCGCTCGCCGCCACCGGCCGGCCCCTGATCGTCGTCCTGATCGCGTCCAAGCCCCTGGTGCTGCCGCCCGCCGCGCTCTCCGCCGCCGCCGTGGTCTTCGCCGCCAACCCGGGCATGCGCGGCGGACGGGCGATCGCCGAACTGCTGCTCGGACTCACCGAACCGGCGGGCCGGCTGCCGATCTCCTTCGCCCGGCACGCCGGCCAGCAGCCCACCTACTACAACCAGATCCGGGGCCAGCACGGTACCCGCTACGCCGACCTCACCCAGAGCCCGGCGTTCGCCTTCGGCGAGGGCCTGAGCTACACCACCGTCGAGTACACCGACCTGCGTGTGCTGACCCCGACGGTCACCGTGCGGGACACCCTGCGGGCCCGGGTCGAGGTCCGCAACACCGGGCGGCGGCCGGTCCGGGAAACCGTGCAGGTGTACGTCAGCGACAC
- a CDS encoding protein adenylyltransferase SelO, protein MSIAPPPTGALDGRFARELAEMAVPWQAEEAPDPRLLVLDEPLAVELGLDPGWLRSPDGVRLLVGTAVPGGANPVAQAYAGHQFGGYSPRLGDGRALLLGELVDADGRLRDLHLKGSGRTPFARGGDGLAAVGPMLREYVVSRAMHALGIPTTRSLAVVATGRTVHRETPLPGAVLARVADSHLRVGSFQYARATGDVDLLRRLADHAIARHHPGAAGAERPYLALFEAVVAAQASLVARWMLVGFVHGVMNTDNMTISGETIDYGPCAFMEAFDPATVYSSIDHGGRYAYGNQPTVAEWNLARLAEALLPLLHDDEERAVALATESLGSFRRRYDADWTAGMRAKLGLPDGLDPAVVPPLVEELLVLLRAGQVDFTSFFRTLAVAARGEAGPVRRLFPDPAPVDDWLTRWRALGPDADAMDRVNPVYIPRNHLVEEALAAATDGDLAPLERLLDAVAAPYDERAGLDRYAAPAPPDFGTYRTFCGT, encoded by the coding sequence GTGAGTATCGCCCCGCCACCGACCGGCGCCCTCGACGGCCGCTTCGCCCGTGAACTCGCGGAGATGGCCGTGCCCTGGCAGGCCGAGGAGGCCCCCGACCCGCGACTGCTGGTGCTCGACGAGCCGCTCGCCGTCGAACTGGGCCTCGATCCCGGGTGGCTGCGCAGCCCCGACGGCGTGCGGCTGCTGGTCGGCACCGCCGTCCCCGGCGGCGCGAACCCGGTGGCGCAGGCCTACGCCGGGCACCAGTTCGGCGGATACTCCCCACGGCTCGGCGACGGGCGCGCGCTGCTGCTCGGCGAACTGGTCGACGCGGACGGCCGCCTCCGCGACCTGCACCTCAAGGGCTCCGGCCGCACGCCGTTCGCACGCGGCGGCGACGGCCTGGCCGCGGTCGGCCCGATGCTGCGCGAGTACGTCGTGAGCCGGGCCATGCACGCCCTGGGCATCCCCACGACCCGGTCCCTCGCCGTGGTGGCCACCGGGCGTACGGTGCACCGCGAGACCCCGTTGCCGGGGGCGGTGCTCGCCCGGGTCGCCGACAGCCACCTGCGCGTCGGGAGCTTCCAGTACGCCCGGGCCACCGGCGACGTCGACCTCCTGCGCCGCCTCGCCGACCACGCGATCGCCCGGCACCACCCCGGCGCCGCCGGGGCCGAGCGCCCGTACCTCGCCCTCTTCGAGGCGGTGGTCGCCGCCCAGGCGTCGCTGGTGGCGCGGTGGATGCTCGTGGGGTTCGTCCACGGGGTCATGAACACCGACAACATGACGATCTCGGGCGAGACCATCGACTACGGGCCGTGCGCCTTCATGGAGGCCTTCGACCCGGCCACGGTCTACAGCTCGATCGACCACGGCGGGCGCTACGCCTACGGCAACCAGCCGACGGTGGCCGAGTGGAACCTCGCCCGGCTCGCCGAGGCCCTCCTCCCCCTCCTGCACGACGACGAGGAGCGGGCAGTCGCCCTGGCGACGGAGTCACTGGGTAGTTTCCGCCGCCGCTACGACGCGGACTGGACCGCCGGCATGCGGGCCAAGCTCGGCCTGCCTGACGGCCTCGACCCGGCGGTCGTCCCGCCGCTGGTCGAGGAGCTGCTCGTCCTGCTGCGGGCAGGCCAGGTCGACTTCACGTCCTTCTTCCGCACGCTCGCCGTCGCCGCCCGGGGCGAGGCCGGGCCCGTGCGCCGCCTGTTCCCCGACCCCGCCCCGGTCGACGACTGGTTGACGCGCTGGCGTGCCCTGGGGCCGGACGCCGACGCGATGGACCGGGTCAACCCGGTCTACATCCCCCGCAACCACCTCGTCGAGGAGGCTCTCGCCGCCGCGACCGACGGCGACCTGGCTCCGCTCGAACGGTTGCTGGACGCCGTGGCCGCCCCCTACGACGAACGCGCCGGCCTCGACCGCTACGCCGCTCCCGCCCCACCGGACTTCGGCACCTACCGGACGTTCTGCGGCACGTGA